A DNA window from Theobroma cacao cultivar B97-61/B2 chromosome 5, Criollo_cocoa_genome_V2, whole genome shotgun sequence contains the following coding sequences:
- the LOC18600360 gene encoding non-functional pseudokinase ZED1 → MIACLKVKRREDNQTFFTKNGGRLLEELITFCNGKSNPIRHFSAKELLRATNCYNTSQIFVEGRGYKLYKGSLKDRPIFVKKYDNHSLLGDFATKDIAIGSQMSVHKNVLKVLGCCLETQIATIVYEFDDTKSLSTFISATNVEPLPWKCRLKIATGVANAVAYLHNAFSRPVIHREIKCSNIIL, encoded by the coding sequence ATGATTGCATGTTTGAAAGTGAAGAGACGTGAAGATAATCAGACATTTTTCACCAAAAATGGAGGGCGTTTATTAGAAGAGCTTATTACCTTCTGTAATGGCAAATCTAATCCTATCCGTCATTTCTCTGCAAAAGAGCTTCTGAGAGCAACAAACTGCTATAATACAAGCCAGATTTTTGTGGAAGGTCGTGGTTATAAGCTGTACAAAGGCTCTCTGAAGGACCGTCCAATTTTTGTGAAAAAGTATGACAATCACAGTCTATTGGGTGATTTTGCGACCAAAGATATTGCCATTGGATCACAAATGAGTGTTCACAAGAATGTTTTAAAGGTTTTAGGATGCTGCTTGGAGACCCAAATAGCAACTATAGTATATGAATTTGATGACACGAAAAGTCTCTCAACATTTATCTCCGCTACTAATGTTGAGCCTCTACCATGGAAATGCAGGTTGAAAATTGCAACAGGCGTAGCAAATGCTGTTGCATATCTCCACAATGCATTTTCTAGACCAGTTATCCATCGAGAGATTAAATGCTCAAATATCATATTGTAG